The following coding sequences lie in one Mycobacterium gordonae genomic window:
- a CDS encoding acyl-CoA dehydrogenase family protein has translation MDFTTTEAAQDLGGLVDTIVDSVCTPEHQRELDKLDPRFDRDLWRKLVDSDILTSAAATQVGGDGFGVLEQVAILVALGHQLAAVPYLESIVLAAGALARFGSEELQQSWGSEAVRGEKILTVALDGEMGDGPVQAVDGRLTGSRTQVFYGPAADAFLVPAETDSGTVVFLVAADDPGVTVTPLQTTGLGSVGHLALDGVPVDAAREVGGAEVVAWLRTISTLGRSAYQLGVLERGLQMTAEYARTREQFDRPIGSFQAVGQRLADGYIDVKGLRLTLTQAAWKVAEDIPAEIDVASAAFWAADAGHRVAHTIVHVHGGVGVDTDHPVHRYFLSAKETEFALGGATGQLRQIGRELAETPA, from the coding sequence ATGGATTTCACGACAACCGAAGCGGCCCAGGACCTCGGCGGTCTGGTCGACACCATCGTCGACTCGGTGTGCACTCCCGAACACCAGCGCGAGCTGGACAAGCTCGACCCGCGCTTCGACCGAGACTTGTGGCGCAAGCTCGTCGACAGCGACATCCTCACCAGTGCGGCCGCCACCCAAGTGGGCGGCGACGGTTTCGGGGTGCTCGAGCAGGTGGCGATCCTGGTCGCGCTCGGGCACCAACTGGCGGCCGTGCCCTATCTCGAGTCAATCGTGCTGGCCGCCGGCGCGTTGGCCCGGTTCGGCTCTGAGGAGTTGCAGCAGAGCTGGGGCTCTGAGGCGGTGCGCGGCGAGAAGATCCTGACGGTCGCGCTCGACGGCGAGATGGGCGACGGGCCCGTACAGGCCGTCGACGGCCGGCTGACGGGCAGTCGTACCCAGGTGTTCTACGGTCCTGCCGCCGACGCCTTCCTGGTGCCCGCCGAAACCGATTCCGGCACAGTCGTTTTCCTGGTCGCCGCCGACGACCCCGGGGTGACGGTGACCCCGCTGCAGACCACCGGACTGGGCAGTGTCGGTCATCTGGCGCTCGACGGGGTGCCGGTGGACGCGGCGCGCGAAGTCGGGGGCGCCGAGGTGGTTGCCTGGCTGCGCACCATATCCACCCTGGGCCGCAGCGCCTACCAACTCGGTGTGCTGGAGCGCGGCCTGCAGATGACGGCCGAATACGCCCGCACCCGTGAGCAATTCGACCGACCGATCGGCAGCTTCCAGGCGGTGGGTCAGCGGCTGGCCGACGGCTACATCGACGTCAAGGGCCTGCGGTTGACGTTGACCCAAGCCGCGTGGAAGGTCGCCGAGGACATCCCGGCCGAGATCGATGTGGCCTCGGCTGCGTTTTGGGCGGCCGACGCCGGGCACCGGGTCGCGCACACCATCGTGCACGTGCACGGCGGCGTCGGCGTCGACACCGACCACCCTGTGCACCGATACTTCCTGTCCGCCAAGGAAACCGAGTTCGCTCTGGGCGGCGCCACCGGACAGCTGCGGCAGATCGGCCGCGAACTGGCTGAGACGCCTGCTTGA
- a CDS encoding ferredoxin, whose amino-acid sequence MRVIVDRDRCEGNAVCLGIAPDIFDLDDEDYAVVKTDPIPPDQEDLAEQAIAECPRAALLRED is encoded by the coding sequence GTGCGAGTGATTGTCGACCGTGACCGGTGTGAAGGTAACGCGGTGTGCTTGGGAATTGCACCGGATATCTTCGACCTGGATGACGAGGACTATGCCGTCGTGAAGACCGATCCGATACCGCCGGATCAGGAGGATCTGGCCGAGCAGGCGATCGCCGAATGCCCGCGCGCGGCGCTGTTGCGCGAGGACTGA
- a CDS encoding 3-oxoacyl-ACP reductase: MNSNSKATDLSGKVAVVTGAAAGLGRAEAIGLARLGATVVVNDIAAGLDASDVLDEIASAGSKAVAVAGDISQRETADELVATADGLGGLNIVVNNAGITRDRMLFNMSDEDWDQVIAVHLRGHFLLTRNAATYWRTKAKEADGRVFGRIINTSSEAGLVGPVGQANYGAAKAGITALTLSAARALGRYGVCANAICPRARTAMTADVFGAPPEDAEIDPLSPEHVVSLVQFLSSPEAAAVNGQVFIVYGPRVTLVAAPTAEHQFDAGAPAWEPTQLSATLQGYFAERDPEVNFAATGLMD, from the coding sequence TTGAACAGCAATAGCAAGGCGACCGATCTGTCCGGGAAGGTCGCGGTGGTGACCGGTGCCGCGGCGGGCCTGGGACGCGCCGAGGCGATCGGTCTGGCCCGCCTCGGCGCCACCGTCGTCGTCAACGACATCGCGGCGGGCCTGGACGCCTCCGACGTCCTGGACGAGATCGCCTCCGCGGGTTCCAAGGCGGTAGCGGTCGCCGGTGACATCAGCCAGCGCGAGACCGCCGACGAACTCGTGGCCACCGCTGACGGGCTGGGCGGACTGAACATCGTCGTGAACAACGCCGGCATCACCCGTGACCGGATGCTCTTCAATATGAGCGACGAGGACTGGGACCAGGTGATCGCCGTGCATCTGCGCGGTCATTTCCTGCTCACGCGCAATGCCGCCACCTATTGGCGCACCAAGGCCAAGGAGGCCGACGGCCGGGTCTTCGGCCGGATCATCAACACCTCGTCGGAGGCCGGTCTGGTCGGTCCGGTGGGGCAGGCCAATTACGGCGCCGCCAAGGCCGGCATCACGGCGCTGACGCTGTCCGCGGCGCGGGCGCTGGGCCGCTACGGCGTGTGCGCCAACGCAATCTGTCCCCGGGCCCGCACCGCGATGACGGCCGACGTCTTCGGTGCCCCACCCGAAGACGCTGAAATCGATCCGCTGTCGCCCGAACACGTGGTGAGCCTGGTGCAGTTCCTGTCGTCCCCGGAGGCTGCCGCGGTCAACGGGCAGGTGTTCATCGTCTACGGTCCGCGCGTGACCCTGGTCGCCGCACCCACGGCGGAGCACCAGTTCGACGCGGGCGCGCCGGCCTGGGAGCCGACACAGTTGAGCGCGACGCTGCAGGGCTACTTCGCCGAGCGCGACCCGGAAGTGAACTTCGCCGCAACCGGTCTGATGGACTGA
- a CDS encoding acyl-CoA dehydrogenase — MRISYTPEQEELRRELRSYFTKLMTPERREALSSVQGEYGTGNVYRETVAQMGKDGWLTLNWPKEYGGQDREPMDSLIFTDEAAIAGAPVPFLTINSVAPTIMAFGTEQQKKFFLPKIAAGELHFSIGYSEPGAGTDLANLRTTAVRDGDDYVINGQKMWTSLIAYADWVWLAVRTNPEAKKHRGISMLVVPTTAEGFSWTPVHTMAGPDTSATYYSDVRVPVTNLIGEENAGWKLVTNQLNHERVALVSPAPIFMCLREVREWAQNTKDAGGGRLIDSEWVQLNLARVHAKVEVLKLINWELASSSGENLSPADASAAKVFGTELATEAYRLLMEVLGTAATLRQDSPGALLRGRVERMHRACLILTFGGGTNEVQRDIIGMVALGLPRANR, encoded by the coding sequence ATGCGCATCAGTTACACCCCCGAACAGGAGGAGCTGCGTCGCGAGCTGCGGTCCTACTTCACCAAGCTGATGACACCGGAGCGGCGCGAGGCGCTGAGTTCGGTGCAGGGCGAATACGGCACCGGCAACGTCTACCGCGAGACCGTCGCGCAGATGGGCAAAGACGGGTGGCTCACCCTGAACTGGCCAAAGGAGTACGGCGGGCAGGACCGGGAGCCGATGGACTCGCTGATCTTCACCGACGAGGCAGCCATCGCGGGTGCGCCCGTGCCGTTCCTGACGATCAACAGCGTGGCGCCGACGATCATGGCCTTCGGCACCGAGCAACAGAAGAAGTTCTTCCTGCCCAAGATCGCGGCGGGCGAGCTGCACTTCTCCATCGGATATTCGGAACCGGGCGCGGGCACCGACCTGGCCAACCTGCGCACCACCGCCGTCCGCGACGGCGACGACTACGTGATCAACGGCCAGAAGATGTGGACCAGCCTGATCGCCTACGCGGACTGGGTCTGGCTTGCGGTACGCACCAACCCGGAGGCCAAGAAGCACCGCGGCATCTCCATGCTGGTGGTGCCCACCACTGCCGAGGGGTTCTCGTGGACGCCGGTGCACACCATGGCCGGCCCCGACACCAGCGCCACCTATTACAGCGACGTGCGGGTGCCGGTGACCAACCTGATCGGCGAGGAGAACGCGGGCTGGAAGCTGGTCACCAACCAGCTCAACCACGAGCGCGTCGCGCTCGTCTCGCCGGCGCCGATCTTCATGTGCCTGCGGGAAGTTCGCGAATGGGCTCAGAACACCAAGGACGCCGGCGGCGGACGGCTCATCGACTCCGAGTGGGTGCAGCTGAACCTGGCCCGGGTGCACGCCAAGGTCGAGGTGCTCAAGCTGATCAACTGGGAGCTCGCGTCGTCCTCGGGTGAGAACCTGTCCCCCGCGGACGCTTCGGCCGCCAAGGTGTTCGGGACCGAGCTGGCCACCGAGGCATACCGGCTGCTGATGGAGGTGCTGGGCACCGCGGCCACGCTGCGACAGGACTCCCCCGGCGCACTGCTACGCGGCCGCGTCGAGCGGATGCACCGGGCCTGCCTGATTCTGACCTTCGGCGGCGGGACCAACGAAGTCCAGCGCGACATCATCGGCATGGTTGCCCTCGGACTGCCCCGAGCCAATCGCTGA